One part of the Sarcophilus harrisii chromosome 5, mSarHar1.11, whole genome shotgun sequence genome encodes these proteins:
- the TAS2R38 gene encoding taste receptor type 2 member 38, protein MAPLALAITVSYEIKWMYFFFSILELAAGMLSNGFIVLVNVWDLVRRRQLSKSDLVLLSTGTSRIFLQALLFLESVHLTHYQVMRDPLNSKYKTVILFWMLANQTSFWLATWLSILYCAKIARVSHPFLLWLKGWLLMAFPQLLLGSLIVPWISVIPCMWKHFSFFYSNSAVSFSSNFTEKSLEERFNFSYFYLLCNLGNILPFLIFLASSTLLIISLGRHLKTMSAQATGSGDPSLEAHIIALRSLISFLFLYVIGFVAALAAVPLTLVFSSKIGVMICVGLMAATPSMHSVILILGNSKLKKVLKNILRWVQSFLKDRSLKVLWEEQDSMCTLDRLSCPLQPLEISM, encoded by the coding sequence ATGGCTCCTCTGGCCCTGGCCATCACAGTGTCCTATGAAATCAAGTGgatgtattttttcttctccatcctgGAATTGGCGGCGGGAATGCTGAGCAATGGCTTCATTGTGCTGGTGAATGTCTGGGACCTGGTGAGGAGACGCCAGCTGTCCAAGAGTGACCTTGTGCTGCTAAGTACGGGCACCTCTCGCATCTTCCTGCAGGCTTTGCTATTTCTGGAATCCGTTCACCTCACCCATTACCAAGTGATGAGAGATCCACTGAACTCCAAGTACAAAACTGTCATCTTATTTTGGATGCTTGCCAACCAGACCAGCTTCTGGCTTGCCACCTGGCTTAGCATTCTCTACTGTGCAAAAATTGCCCGAGTCTCTCACCCCTTCCTACTATGGCTTAAAGGCTGGCTCCTCATGGCTTTCCCGCAGCTGCTGCTGGGTTCCCTGATTGTTCCTTGGATCAGCGTCATCCCTTGCATGTGGAAACATTTCAGCTTTTTCTACTCCAACTCTGCAGTTTCATTCTCCAGCAACTTCACAGAAAAAAGCCTAGAGGAAAGATtcaatttttcctatttctaccttCTTTGCAATTTGGGAAATATTCTTCCCTTCCTGATCTTCCTTGCATCTTCTACTTTGCTTATCATCTCCCTGGGAAGACATTTGAAAACAATGTCAGCCCAAGCTACTGGCTCTGGAGACCCCAGCCTGGAGGCTCACATCATTGCCCTcagatctttgatttccttcctttttctctatgtAATAGGATTTGTAGCTGCACTAGCAGCAGTTCCCCTCACCTTAGTTTTTTCCAGCAAGATTGGGGTGATGATATGTGTGGGGCTAATGGCCGCTACCCCCTCAATGCACTCAGTCATTTTGATTCTTGGCAATAGCAAGTTGAAAAAAGTTCTCAAAAACATTTTGCGTTGGGTTCAGAGCTTTTTAAAGGAT